Proteins encoded together in one Paenibacillus segetis window:
- the gatB gene encoding Asp-tRNA(Asn)/Glu-tRNA(Gln) amidotransferase subunit GatB encodes MSTSKYETVIGLEVHVELHTKSKIFCGCSTEFGAPPNSHTCPVCLGHPGVLPVLNAQAVDYAMKAAMALNCEIGDVSKFDRKNYFYPDSPKAYQISQFDQPIGLNGYIDIEVDGQTKRIGITRLHLEEDAGKLTHIDGGYASLVDFNRVGTPLVEIVSEPDISSPEEAKAYLEKLRAIMQYCDVSDVKMEEGSMRCDANISLRPYGQKELGTRAELKNMNSFRGVLRGLEYEQFRQGEILDEGGIVVQETRRWDETQGKTFSMRSKEAAHDYRYFPDPDLVTLHIDQAWKDRIKASIPELPDARKARYTTELGLPSYDAEVITSSKPLADLFENSLQYTSDAKAVSNWIMGDLLGYLNSTGQELAEVKLSGQGLGEMIGLIEKGTISSKIAKTVFKEMLTSGKLPGQVVEEQGLVQISDEGAILAIVNEVIADNPASVEDYKAGKDKAIGFLVGQVMKRSKGKANPGLANKLLVEALKG; translated from the coding sequence ATGTCAACATCCAAATATGAAACAGTGATTGGGCTGGAAGTGCACGTGGAATTGCATACGAAGTCAAAAATCTTCTGCGGTTGTTCCACTGAATTTGGTGCTCCCCCAAATAGTCATACATGTCCGGTTTGTCTCGGACATCCCGGTGTATTACCCGTATTGAATGCTCAAGCGGTTGATTATGCTATGAAAGCAGCAATGGCGCTGAATTGTGAGATCGGCGACGTCAGCAAATTTGATCGGAAGAACTACTTCTATCCGGATTCACCAAAGGCCTACCAAATCTCACAATTTGATCAACCGATCGGTTTGAACGGTTATATCGATATTGAAGTAGATGGTCAAACGAAACGAATTGGCATAACCCGTCTTCATTTGGAAGAGGATGCAGGTAAATTGACGCATATCGACGGAGGTTATGCTTCCTTAGTTGACTTCAATCGCGTGGGGACTCCTTTGGTAGAAATCGTCTCTGAACCTGATATTTCTTCCCCTGAGGAAGCGAAAGCATATCTTGAAAAGCTGCGTGCAATTATGCAATATTGCGATGTCTCTGACGTGAAAATGGAAGAAGGGTCGATGCGTTGCGATGCTAATATCAGTCTGCGTCCTTATGGCCAGAAGGAACTTGGCACGCGTGCTGAACTTAAGAATATGAACTCGTTCCGCGGTGTATTGCGTGGGCTTGAATATGAACAGTTCCGTCAGGGCGAGATTTTGGACGAGGGCGGTATAGTTGTGCAGGAGACACGCCGCTGGGATGAGACGCAGGGCAAGACTTTCTCTATGCGTAGCAAAGAAGCGGCTCATGATTATCGCTACTTCCCAGATCCGGATCTAGTGACACTGCATATAGATCAAGCTTGGAAGGATCGGATTAAAGCCTCAATTCCAGAGTTGCCTGATGCACGGAAGGCACGTTATACAACGGAATTAGGACTTCCTAGTTATGATGCGGAAGTGATCACATCATCCAAACCACTAGCTGATCTCTTTGAGAACAGTCTCCAGTATACAAGTGACGCGAAAGCGGTCTCCAACTGGATTATGGGTGATTTGCTGGGATACTTGAATAGTACGGGTCAAGAGTTAGCTGAAGTGAAGCTTTCTGGTCAAGGTCTTGGTGAAATGATTGGTTTGATTGAAAAAGGAACAATCAGCTCCAAGATTGCTAAGACCGTATTCAAAGAAATGCTAACCAGCGGCAAACTACCTGGACAAGTTGTTGAGGAGCAAGGACTTGTCCAAATTAGTGACGAAGGGGCTATTCTTGCCATTGTAAATGAGGTTATCGCTGATAACCCTGCATCGGTTGAGGATTATAAAGCGGGTAAAGATAAAGCGATTGGCTTCCTAGTAGGCCAAGTTATGAAACGTAGTAAAGGGAAAGCTAATCCAGGGCTAGCTAATAAGCTATTGGTCGAAGCTTTAAAAGGATAA
- the gatA gene encoding Asp-tRNA(Asn)/Glu-tRNA(Gln) amidotransferase subunit GatA — protein MTLFDLTLQELHNQFRSKELSVTDVVGEAFAKIRERDERVGAYLTLNEEEARAQAARLDDKLVQGDSLGLLFGLPVGIKDNMVTEGLRTTCASQFLSNYNPIYDATVVSKLKLAESVNVGKLNMDEFAMGGSNENSSFHPVRNPWDLSRVPGGSSGGSAAAVAAGEAYFTLGSDTGGSIRQPASYCGVVGLKPTYGLVSRYGLVAFASSLDQIGPITKNVEDAAYALQAIAGYDPKDSTSANVEIPSYVSALTGDVKGLRIAVPKEYLDGIDPQVKAAVLEALRVLESLGAVWEEVSLPHTEYAVAAYYLLASSEASSNLSRFDGVRYGVRVDNGGNLLDLYHQSRSQGFGSEVKRRIMLGTYSLSSGYYDAYYLKAQKVRTLIKQDFDQTFQNYDVIIGPTAPTTAFPLGSQVDDPLTMYLNDILTIPVSLAGVPALSVPCGFAEGLPVGLQIIGKAFDESTVLRVAHAFEAHTDHHKQRPSL, from the coding sequence GTGACGCTGTTTGATTTGACATTGCAGGAATTACATAACCAATTCCGCAGTAAGGAACTGTCTGTAACCGATGTGGTAGGAGAGGCGTTCGCTAAAATTCGGGAGCGTGATGAGCGTGTTGGAGCTTATCTGACCTTGAATGAGGAGGAGGCTCGGGCACAAGCGGCCCGTCTAGACGACAAATTAGTTCAAGGGGACTCGCTTGGTTTATTATTTGGTCTGCCCGTAGGTATTAAGGATAATATGGTGACTGAAGGCTTACGTACGACGTGTGCCAGTCAATTTTTATCCAATTATAATCCAATTTATGATGCAACCGTTGTATCCAAACTGAAGCTGGCGGAGTCCGTAAATGTAGGTAAGCTAAATATGGACGAGTTCGCCATGGGCGGATCCAATGAAAATTCTAGCTTCCACCCTGTACGTAATCCGTGGGATTTAAGCAGAGTTCCAGGTGGATCTAGCGGTGGTTCGGCTGCTGCTGTAGCTGCAGGTGAAGCCTATTTCACGCTGGGTTCAGACACAGGTGGATCTATCAGACAACCAGCTTCCTATTGCGGAGTTGTTGGACTTAAGCCAACTTATGGTCTGGTATCGCGTTATGGTCTTGTAGCGTTTGCTTCTTCACTAGATCAGATTGGCCCGATTACCAAAAATGTTGAAGATGCTGCCTATGCACTTCAAGCCATTGCTGGATACGATCCTAAGGATTCTACTTCGGCAAATGTTGAGATCCCAAGTTATGTAAGTGCATTGACTGGGGATGTCAAAGGATTACGTATCGCTGTACCTAAGGAATATTTAGATGGTATTGACCCTCAGGTGAAGGCTGCAGTACTGGAAGCTCTCCGTGTACTAGAGAGTCTTGGTGCTGTGTGGGAAGAGGTGTCATTACCGCATACGGAGTATGCTGTAGCCGCATATTATCTTCTCGCTTCTTCGGAGGCATCATCTAACCTATCCAGATTTGATGGGGTACGTTATGGTGTTCGTGTTGATAACGGTGGGAACCTTCTGGATCTGTATCATCAATCGCGTAGCCAAGGCTTTGGCTCGGAAGTGAAGCGTCGTATTATGCTCGGAACCTACTCCCTAAGTTCAGGATATTACGATGCCTATTATTTAAAAGCACAGAAAGTACGGACTTTGATTAAACAAGATTTTGATCAAACGTTCCAGAATTACGATGTAATTATCGGACCTACAGCTCCGACGACAGCTTTCCCATTGGGATCGCAGGTTGATGATCCGCTGACGATGTACCTAAATGATATTTTGACAATCCCAGTAAGCTTGGCAGGTGTTCCTGCACTAAGTGTACCTTGCGGTTTCGCGGAGGGTCTTCCAGTTGGACTACAAATCATCGGCAAAGCTTTTGACGAGAGCACCGTTCTTCGTGTAGCTCATGCCTTCGAAGCTCATACCGATCATCATAAACAGCGTCCATCACTCTAA
- a CDS encoding GNAT family N-acetyltransferase, with product MIIPLSLHDHEVVEQVWSLQHTAYRLEALAVGLMEYPPLPDTFESLRNSTEQFYGYYAEEEGELLGAIATTSSIPSTLGITRLMVHPNYFRQGIGSALLNYVISEHSEMKTIAVTAGTLNVPAVSLYRQYGFIPCGAMMAAPGVELTRFQLTR from the coding sequence ATGATTATTCCGTTATCGCTGCATGATCATGAAGTAGTAGAGCAAGTATGGAGTTTGCAGCACACTGCTTACCGCTTAGAAGCCCTTGCAGTAGGTTTAATGGAATATCCACCCCTACCCGATACCTTCGAATCACTAAGAAACAGTACGGAACAATTTTATGGGTATTACGCAGAAGAAGAGGGGGAGCTATTAGGCGCAATTGCAACAACTTCGTCGATTCCCTCAACTCTTGGCATTACCCGTTTAATGGTACACCCTAATTATTTTCGCCAAGGTATTGGAAGTGCTTTATTGAATTATGTCATTTCGGAGCATTCTGAAATGAAGACCATTGCGGTAACGGCAGGAACTCTTAACGTTCCGGCAGTTTCGCTATATCGACAATATGGGTTCATCCCTTGTGGAGCGATGATGGCAGCCCCGGG